In the Anastrepha obliqua isolate idAnaObli1 chromosome 1, idAnaObli1_1.0, whole genome shotgun sequence genome, one interval contains:
- the LOC129252688 gene encoding N-acetylglucosaminyl-phosphatidylinositol de-N-acetylase, whose protein sequence is MKLSWLNQVFDLISASTLQLYEDSGRFLHQLVDNQTQALIVLQETWRANVLHWATLSYRRFSSTAIEALEHIIYACLVYLLVCLGIFLTTRSNSPLWRWCKLINNVRFPRQHKLERVLLVTSHPDDECMFFGPLIYTLTHRSSCQVYVLCLSNGNYEKQAQLRREELWRSCEMLGVPAANIIMVNATNLPDDPNVEWKAPVVANIILHTVESLDIQAVCTFDRDGVSQHPNHSAVYFAAASLCLTNLLPKECKFYTLDSINILRKYISIFDLLCTCCISTYWCILGWDEAAQIRRAMREHKSQMKWFRWLYIYFSRYMFINSLREVNLSDIELEMQIDDNTF, encoded by the exons atgaaattgtcCTGGCTGAATCAAGTGTTCGACTTAATTAGTGCAAGTACTTTGCAATTGTACGAAGATAGCGGCCGATTCTTGCATCAGTTGGTTGACAATCAGACGCAAGCTTTGATTGTATTACAAGAAACGTGGCGTGCTAACGTGCTGCACTGGGCGACACTCTCGTATCGACGCTTCAGTTCGACAGCAATCGAAGCCCTGGAGCATATTATTTACGCTTGTCTGGTGTACTTGCTAGTATGCCTGGGCATTTTTCTTACAACGCGCAGCAACAGCCCACTATGGCGTTGGTGCAAATTGATCAACAACGTTCGCTTTCCGCGACAGCACAAATTAGAACGCGTTTTACTGGTGACCTCACATCCGGATGATGAATGCATGTTCTTCGGTCCACTAATCTATACGTTGACACATCGCTCCAGCTGCCAGGTGTACGTGTTGTGCCTGTCGAATG GCAACTATGAGAAACAAGCACAATTACGTCGAGAGGAATTATGGCGTTCGTGTGAAATGTTGGGCGTTCCAGCGGCCAATATCATAATGGTGAATGCGACAAACCTGCCAGATGATCCGAATGTGGAATGGAAGGCACCGGTGGTAGCGAACATAATACTACACACCGTCGAAAGTCTTGACATTCAAGCGGTCTGTACATTCGATCGAGACGGTGTGAGTCAGCATCCAAATCACAGCGCTGTATATTTCGCAGCGGCATCGCTGTGCTTAACTAATTTATTACCAAAAG AATGTAAATTTTATACACTGGACtccataaatatattaagaaaatatatatcaatTTTCGATTTGCTTTGTACTTGCTGCATTTCGACCTACTG GTGCATACTGGGCTGGGATGAGGCGGCGCAAATACGCCGCGCCATGCGTGAGCATAAGTCCCAAATGAAATGGTTCCGCTggttatatatttacttttcacGTTATATGTTCATAAATTCGTTGCGTGAGGTAAATCTTTCGGACATCGAATTGGAAATGCAAATAGATGATAATACATTTTGA